Proteins from a genomic interval of Clostridium sp. AN503:
- a CDS encoding L-lactate dehydrogenase — MRTEKRKVVLIGTGMVGMSYAYSMLNQNVCDELVLIDIDKKRAEGEAMDLNHGLAFSGSHMKISAGDYGDCRDADIVVICAGVAQKPGETRLALLKRNKEVFRSIVGPVTESGFNGIFLVATNPVDVMTRMTYELSGFNARRVLGTGTALDTARLRYLLGEHLHVDPRNIHAYVMGEHGDSEFVPWSQAMIATRCIRDIVEEGENPVQMDELNRISEEVKGAAYRIIEAKHATYYGIGMAMTRITKAILGDENSVLTVSALLCGEYGQTGVFAGVPCIINQNGVQRVLQLNLSEEELDRFAASCDILKESYQGLEQD, encoded by the coding sequence ATGAGAACAGAAAAAAGAAAAGTAGTGTTGATTGGAACCGGCATGGTGGGTATGAGCTATGCCTACAGTATGTTAAACCAGAACGTCTGTGATGAGCTGGTACTGATTGATATTGATAAAAAGAGGGCGGAAGGTGAGGCAATGGATCTAAACCATGGCCTTGCCTTTTCCGGCTCTCATATGAAAATCTCCGCGGGGGATTACGGGGACTGCCGGGACGCGGACATTGTGGTCATCTGTGCAGGAGTGGCTCAAAAACCTGGAGAAACCAGGCTGGCGCTTTTAAAGCGAAACAAAGAAGTGTTCCGCTCCATTGTAGGTCCAGTCACGGAATCCGGCTTTAACGGGATATTTCTGGTGGCAACAAATCCGGTGGATGTAATGACCCGGATGACCTATGAGCTGTCAGGCTTTAATGCCAGGCGGGTGCTGGGGACCGGTACGGCTCTTGATACAGCGCGCCTGCGGTACCTGCTTGGCGAACATCTGCATGTGGACCCGCGCAATATCCATGCCTATGTTATGGGAGAGCATGGGGACAGCGAATTTGTCCCCTGGAGCCAGGCGATGATCGCGACCCGGTGTATCCGCGATATTGTGGAGGAAGGGGAAAATCCGGTCCAGATGGATGAGCTGAACCGGATCTCCGAGGAAGTAAAAGGCGCTGCGTACCGTATTATCGAGGCAAAGCACGCCACCTACTACGGCATTGGCATGGCGATGACCAGGATTACCAAAGCGATCCTGGGAGATGAGAACAGTGTGCTGACCGTATCTGCACTGCTGTGCGGGGAATATGGCCAGACCGGCGTCTTTGCAGGGGTGCCCTGCATCATCAACCAGAATGGGGTGCAGCGGGTTCTCCAGCTGAACCTTTCGGAGGAAGAGTTGGATCGATTTGCCGCTTCCTGTGATATCTTAAAAGAGAGCTATCAGGGACTGGAGCAGGATTAG
- a CDS encoding DUF4860 domain-containing protein: MAGNRNAPNQAVGTLFTMLLFLVFVLCALFTVLTGGKVYENISTRMEQTYTGSVALQYVANKVRQGDLAGQVSVKEMEGAQVLELIQEIEGERYLTWIYYRDGSIRELFTYEDSGLTLQDGLEILKCGGLSFSKEGRLITVETLGEGGGRLTLSLRSAGGQDE, encoded by the coding sequence ATGGCAGGTAACAGGAATGCCCCAAACCAGGCTGTCGGAACGCTGTTTACCATGCTGTTGTTCCTGGTGTTTGTGCTGTGTGCGCTTTTTACCGTGCTGACAGGCGGAAAAGTTTATGAAAATATCAGCACCCGGATGGAACAGACCTATACGGGCAGTGTGGCGCTCCAGTATGTAGCCAATAAAGTCCGCCAGGGAGACCTGGCAGGCCAGGTGTCCGTAAAGGAGATGGAGGGTGCCCAGGTCCTTGAACTGATCCAGGAGATAGAGGGTGAGCGTTATCTGACCTGGATCTATTACAGGGATGGGAGTATCCGCGAGCTGTTTACCTATGAGGACAGCGGCCTGACACTGCAGGATGGACTGGAGATCCTTAAGTGCGGGGGACTTTCCTTTTCGAAAGAAGGCCGCCTGATAACCGTGGAAACTTTGGGAGAAGGGGGCGGCCGCCTCACGCTGTCTCTCAGGAGTGCAGGAGGTCAGGATGAATAG
- a CDS encoding PilT/PilU family type 4a pilus ATPase, producing the protein MKTEELLREAVERGAADIFLIPGMPLSYRIGGRIIYRSEDKIYPRESESIVEEIYQLAGNRDMTKVRTHGDDDFSMAIAGVSRFRANVFRQRGSLAAIIRVITFDLPDFGELHIPSPVMDVARMTKGFVLVTGPAGSGKSTTLACIIDEINRTRNVHVITLEDPIEYLHRHNKSVVTQREIGIDTDSYVSGLRAALRQAPDVILVGEMRDDETIKTAMTAAETGHLVISTLHTVGAANTIDRIIDNFPPAQQQQIRAQISMVMQAVISQQLIPALDGTEVPAFEIMFFNNAIRNLVREAKIHQIDNIISTSQDEGMITMDNSLIRLYREGIISRDNAVIYSNNSELMEKKLARL; encoded by the coding sequence ATGAAGACGGAAGAACTGCTGCGGGAGGCGGTAGAAAGAGGGGCGGCGGATATCTTTCTGATTCCGGGCATGCCGTTGTCTTACCGGATCGGAGGCAGGATCATCTACCGGTCTGAGGATAAGATCTATCCCAGGGAGTCTGAAAGCATTGTGGAAGAGATCTACCAGCTTGCAGGCAACCGGGATATGACAAAGGTACGTACTCATGGAGACGATGATTTTTCCATGGCGATTGCGGGAGTGTCCCGGTTCCGTGCCAACGTATTCCGTCAGAGAGGTTCTCTGGCGGCGATCATACGTGTGATCACCTTTGATCTCCCGGATTTTGGCGAACTACATATTCCCAGCCCGGTTATGGATGTTGCCCGGATGACAAAAGGGTTTGTATTGGTGACCGGGCCTGCAGGCAGCGGAAAGAGCACCACTCTTGCCTGTATCATAGACGAGATCAACCGAACGAGGAATGTGCATGTGATCACATTAGAGGACCCGATCGAGTATCTGCACCGCCACAACAAGAGCGTGGTGACCCAGAGGGAGATCGGGATTGATACGGACAGCTATGTGTCAGGGCTGCGGGCGGCTCTCAGGCAGGCTCCGGATGTGATCCTGGTGGGGGAGATGCGCGATGACGAGACCATCAAGACGGCGATGACGGCGGCGGAGACAGGCCATCTGGTCATCTCCACGCTGCATACGGTCGGGGCAGCCAATACCATCGACCGTATTATAGACAATTTTCCGCCGGCGCAGCAGCAGCAGATCCGTGCGCAGATATCCATGGTCATGCAGGCGGTGATCTCCCAGCAGCTGATCCCGGCGCTGGACGGCACAGAGGTGCCTGCTTTTGAGATCATGTTTTTTAACAATGCGATCCGCAATCTGGTGCGTGAGGCAAAGATCCATCAGATCGACAATATCATTTCCACCTCCCAGGATGAGGGGATGATCACCATGGATAACAGCCTGATCAGGCTTTACCGGGAAGGGATCATCAGCCGGGATAATGCGGTCATCTACAGCAACAACAGCGAGCTGATGGAAAAGAAGCTGGCAAGGCTTTAA
- a CDS encoding type II secretion system F family protein yields MAVKIYSSRELSAFCLQVSLLLKAAVPLEEGLSIMAEDAVSEEERKLLQTMAEDVELGDPFYTAMERSGSFPAYVVRMAKLGQQSGTLDRLMESLSVYYEKEYFMMKNIRNAITYPVMMVVMLLVVLFVLFTKVMPVFEEVYAQLGVQMSSLSRAASRFGGIFSGAALVVFAALALILLATAAAAGAGHSFKWAEKVKDWFKSNSGTALAVAGRRFTAVLALTLQSGMELEKGMSIAAELVDNKKVAERINECAEKLQAGSGYYDAMKETGLFSKFHIQMIKVGTRSGRLDEVMDNISGDYEQQADASIDNMIARLEPTLVAVLAVAVGLILLSVMLPLAGVLASVG; encoded by the coding sequence ATGGCAGTAAAAATATATTCCAGCCGGGAGCTGTCGGCGTTCTGCCTGCAGGTTTCCCTGCTTTTAAAGGCTGCAGTGCCGCTGGAAGAAGGCCTGTCCATCATGGCGGAGGATGCCGTGTCGGAGGAGGAACGAAAGCTCCTGCAGACGATGGCGGAGGATGTAGAGCTGGGGGATCCCTTTTACACCGCCATGGAGCGGAGCGGAAGCTTTCCGGCCTATGTGGTGCGGATGGCGAAGCTGGGGCAGCAGAGCGGCACGCTGGACCGTCTGATGGAGTCCCTTTCCGTTTATTACGAAAAAGAATATTTTATGATGAAGAATATCCGCAATGCCATCACCTATCCGGTTATGATGGTGGTGATGCTGCTTGTGGTTCTGTTTGTGCTGTTCACAAAGGTGATGCCGGTGTTTGAGGAAGTGTATGCCCAGCTGGGAGTCCAGATGTCATCTCTTTCCCGGGCAGCGTCCAGGTTTGGCGGAATCTTCAGCGGGGCGGCGCTGGTCGTGTTTGCAGCTCTGGCCCTGATCCTTCTGGCAACAGCCGCGGCAGCCGGTGCGGGGCACAGCTTCAAGTGGGCTGAGAAGGTAAAAGACTGGTTTAAGAGCAACAGTGGGACGGCTCTTGCAGTGGCAGGGCGCAGATTTACGGCAGTGCTGGCTCTGACCCTTCAGAGCGGCATGGAGCTTGAAAAGGGCATGAGTATTGCAGCGGAGCTTGTGGACAATAAAAAAGTGGCGGAACGGATCAATGAATGCGCCGAAAAGCTGCAGGCAGGTTCAGGGTATTATGATGCGATGAAGGAAACGGGACTTTTCAGCAAGTTTCATATCCAGATGATAAAAGTGGGGACCCGCAGCGGACGCCTGGATGAGGTGATGGACAATATCTCCGGGGACTATGAACAGCAGGCCGACGCTTCCATCGACAACATGATTGCCCGTCTGGAACCCACACTGGTGGCAGTGCTGGCTGTGGCGGTGGGACTGATCCTTCTGTCTGTTATGCTGCCCCTTGCAGGCGTACTCGCCAGCGTGGGCTGA
- a CDS encoding DUF4397 domain-containing protein, whose protein sequence is MAESDTHYNGTSDMNTQMDNGEMRANDNYGLTTPLPEYGEGGPTDSGNGGNTPAVPLPDVGEGGPVNPGDGSNIPVVPLPNPGEGGPVYPGDGSNVPVIPLPNPGEGGPVGPGPVIPGPGWLPDFPPFPGISPQNYGQVRFLNASTNAFPVNISIDGTAYAINSRFGTISNYDWVSDGFHTVTVRRASGMRSILLQQNFPFVAGQKVTLVLTDSASGGLDMVRVIDTGCSNMPYNSGCYRFANMAYSGSRFDLLLYGGETVFRNVGFQTVTPYKQAMAGSYQFYVTNSNTYAFLRELPIIIVGAIGTTANIQQPLVSFQADINARQNYTTYMIGNTWSDTGLVAFTVED, encoded by the coding sequence ATGGCTGAAAGCGATACACATTACAATGGCACCTCCGACATGAATACGCAGATGGATAACGGGGAGATGCGGGCGAACGACAATTACGGGCTGACCACGCCCCTCCCGGAATATGGGGAAGGAGGTCCAACAGATTCCGGCAATGGCGGCAATACGCCAGCAGTACCTCTACCGGATGTAGGCGAGGGAGGGCCGGTAAATCCCGGCGACGGCAGCAACATCCCGGTTGTCCCGCTTCCAAACCCGGGGGAGGGCGGACCGGTTTATCCCGGCGACGGCAGCAACGTCCCGGTCATCCCGCTCCCCAACCCCGGAGAAGGCGGACCGGTAGGTCCCGGCCCTGTCATACCTGGCCCCGGCTGGCTTCCGGATTTCCCGCCGTTTCCCGGTATCTCTCCGCAGAATTACGGGCAGGTGCGTTTCCTAAATGCATCCACCAACGCCTTTCCGGTGAACATCTCCATTGATGGCACTGCATACGCCATCAATTCCCGGTTCGGCACCATCTCAAACTATGACTGGGTTTCCGATGGTTTCCATACAGTGACCGTCCGCCGCGCTTCCGGGATGCGGTCCATCCTTCTGCAGCAGAATTTCCCGTTTGTGGCGGGGCAGAAAGTCACTCTGGTCCTGACAGACTCCGCTTCCGGCGGGCTTGATATGGTACGGGTCATCGATACCGGCTGCAGCAATATGCCCTACAACTCCGGATGCTACCGGTTCGCCAACATGGCTTACAGCGGTTCCAGGTTTGACCTGCTGCTCTACGGCGGCGAAACCGTGTTCCGGAATGTGGGATTCCAGACCGTCACCCCATACAAACAGGCGATGGCCGGTTCCTACCAGTTCTACGTGACAAACTCCAATACCTATGCCTTCCTGCGGGAGCTGCCGATCATCATTGTCGGCGCCATCGGCACCACGGCCAATATCCAGCAGCCGCTGGTATCCTTCCAGGCCGACATAAACGCCAGACAGAACTACACCACCTATATGATCGGCAACACCTGGTCTGATACCGGGCTGGTCGCCTTCACGGTAGAGGACTAA
- a CDS encoding glutamine--tRNA ligase/YqeY domain fusion protein encodes MEKDKEVLAAETAEKEVVSKNFIEQEIDKDLAEGVYNHVQTRFPPEPNGYLHIGHAKSILLNYGLAQKYGGKFNLRFDDTNPTKEKTEFVESIMADVKWLGADFDDRLFFASNYFKQMYDCAVFLIKKGKAFVCDLTAEEIREYRGDFTTPGKESPYRNRSVEENLRLFEEMKDGKYQDGEKVLRAKIDMASPNINMRDPVLYRVAHMTHHNTGDAWCIYPMYDFAHPIEDAIEHITHSICTLEFEDHRPLYDWVVKECEFENPPRQIEFAKLYLTNVVTGKRYIKKLVEDGIVDGWDDPRLVSIAALRRRGYTPEAIRMFVELVGVSKANSSADYAMLEYCIREDLKLKKPRMMAILDPVKLVIDNYPEGQTEMMEVPNNLENPELGSRMVPFGRELYIEREDFMEEPPRKYFRLFPGNEVRLMSAYFVTCTGFEKDESGKVTVVHATYDPATRSGSGFSERKVKGTIHWVAAETAKQVECRLYENIVDEEKGKLNADGSLNLNPNSLTILKNCYVEPALVDVEPYDSFQFVRNGYFCVDCKDSKPGAPVFNRIVSLKSSFKIQK; translated from the coding sequence ATGGAAAAAGACAAAGAAGTGTTAGCGGCAGAGACTGCAGAGAAAGAGGTGGTTTCCAAGAATTTTATCGAGCAGGAGATCGACAAGGACCTGGCAGAGGGCGTTTATAACCATGTTCAGACCCGTTTTCCGCCGGAGCCCAACGGATATCTGCATATCGGACATGCCAAGTCCATTCTTTTAAACTATGGACTGGCCCAGAAGTACGGCGGCAAGTTCAACCTGCGTTTCGACGATACCAACCCGACGAAAGAAAAGACGGAATTTGTGGAATCTATCATGGCGGATGTGAAGTGGCTGGGAGCTGATTTCGATGACAGGCTGTTCTTTGCATCCAATTATTTTAAACAGATGTATGACTGCGCAGTTTTTCTGATCAAGAAGGGAAAGGCGTTTGTCTGTGACCTGACAGCGGAGGAGATCCGTGAGTACCGTGGTGATTTTACCACGCCGGGTAAGGAGAGCCCGTACAGGAACAGGAGCGTGGAGGAGAACCTGCGCCTGTTCGAGGAGATGAAGGACGGGAAGTATCAGGACGGGGAGAAGGTCCTGCGTGCGAAGATCGATATGGCTTCCCCCAACATCAATATGAGGGATCCGGTGCTCTACCGCGTGGCCCATATGACTCATCACAATACCGGGGATGCATGGTGCATCTATCCGATGTATGATTTTGCCCATCCGATCGAGGATGCCATAGAGCATATCACCCACTCGATCTGTACGTTGGAGTTTGAGGACCACAGGCCGCTGTATGACTGGGTGGTGAAGGAGTGCGAGTTCGAGAACCCGCCCCGCCAGATCGAGTTTGCAAAGCTTTATCTGACCAATGTGGTCACCGGCAAGCGTTATATCAAAAAGCTGGTGGAGGACGGCATTGTGGACGGCTGGGACGATCCGCGGCTGGTGTCCATCGCTGCGCTGCGCAGACGCGGTTATACGCCGGAAGCCATCCGCATGTTTGTGGAGCTGGTGGGCGTTTCAAAGGCAAACAGTTCTGCTGACTATGCGATGCTCGAGTACTGTATCCGCGAGGATCTAAAGCTGAAAAAACCGCGTATGATGGCGATCCTGGATCCGGTGAAGCTGGTGATCGACAACTATCCGGAGGGGCAGACCGAGATGATGGAGGTGCCCAACAATCTGGAGAATCCGGAGCTGGGTTCCCGCATGGTGCCTTTTGGCAGAGAGCTTTACATTGAGCGTGAGGATTTCATGGAGGAACCGCCGCGCAAATATTTCCGTTTGTTCCCGGGCAATGAGGTACGCTTAATGAGCGCGTATTTTGTGACCTGCACCGGTTTTGAGAAGGATGAAAGCGGCAAAGTGACCGTGGTCCATGCGACCTATGACCCGGCGACCAGAAGCGGATCGGGATTTAGCGAGCGCAAGGTCAAGGGGACGATCCACTGGGTAGCGGCGGAGACTGCAAAGCAGGTGGAATGCCGTCTGTATGAGAATATTGTGGATGAGGAGAAGGGCAAGTTAAACGCTGACGGTTCTCTGAACTTAAATCCCAATTCCCTGACTATTCTGAAGAACTGCTATGTGGAACCGGCGCTTGTGGATGTGGA